A window from Kovacikia minuta CCNUW1 encodes these proteins:
- a CDS encoding ATP-binding protein: protein MEIDIRGKVKHTYLPLTKALLPLFEAIVNSIHAIEQAKISDGYIDIYIEREPGLLASEFWSIKNFVIVDNGIGFTEENFQSFKRPYTTYKESKGSKGIGRFLWLKAFKSASIESLYKENNISFSRKFDFVISDSGIENLLIEEASSHEQKTTVKLLDFNDNYRKKCPQKSATIAKRILEHCLVYFLTDKAPKIRLFDLDETISLNFLFEENVKPNSETKKFEIKSNKFSITNLRLLYSGDDSEHEIHFCAHNREVLSERLNKDIPDLHKKVRDENGKTFTYVAYISSKYLDDHVNSERTDFNLLKEASLEFEDEITLEELRNEAVDLAKQYLSPFLREIRERKNEEIETFVRTKAPQYRPLLKHCHESLNEIAPGLTDEKLDIELYKLSSKASIDLKERSSEILKSPVDDFRNYPEYTKTYNEFIEKFNDFGKSSLAQYIVHRKAILELFSSNLKKDENGKFKLEKDIHEIIFPLRRTSDDVDFERQNLWIIDEKLSYHKYLASDIQLGQLEPVSANGSDRPDLIVFNHPFAFVEGESPYTSIVIIEFKRPMRDLYSESENPISQVYGYIKKIQEGSATDKDGRVIPAGRSMPFYAYIICDITPKVKEFAENYGLTITPDQRGYFGYNPNFNTYVEVISFEKLISDAKQRNRILFDKLHLPIHH from the coding sequence GTGGAAATTGATATTAGAGGCAAAGTCAAGCACACCTATTTACCACTTACAAAAGCACTGTTGCCTCTCTTTGAGGCAATTGTTAATTCCATTCATGCTATTGAACAAGCAAAAATTAGTGATGGATATATAGATATTTATATTGAAAGAGAACCTGGATTATTAGCTAGTGAGTTTTGGTCAATCAAGAATTTTGTAATAGTTGATAACGGTATTGGGTTCACTGAAGAAAACTTCCAATCCTTTAAGAGACCATACACTACTTATAAGGAGTCTAAAGGCTCAAAAGGTATCGGTAGGTTTTTGTGGCTGAAAGCATTCAAATCAGCTTCTATAGAAAGTCTGTACAAAGAAAACAATATTTCCTTCTCACGTAAATTTGATTTTGTCATCTCTGACAGCGGAATTGAAAATTTATTAATCGAAGAAGCAAGCTCTCATGAGCAAAAAACCACCGTCAAGTTATTGGATTTTAACGACAATTATCGAAAAAAATGTCCACAAAAGTCGGCGACCATTGCAAAAAGGATTTTAGAGCATTGTTTAGTTTATTTTTTAACTGATAAAGCTCCTAAGATTAGACTTTTCGATCTAGATGAAACAATCAGTTTAAACTTTTTATTTGAAGAAAACGTAAAACCAAATTCTGAAACTAAGAAATTTGAAATCAAATCAAATAAATTCAGCATTACTAATCTAAGGCTTTTGTATTCAGGTGATGATTCGGAACATGAAATTCATTTTTGTGCTCATAATAGAGAAGTTTTGAGTGAAAGACTCAATAAAGATATTCCCGATCTTCACAAGAAAGTAAGAGATGAAAATGGTAAAACGTTTACTTACGTAGCTTACATATCAAGTAAATATTTAGATGATCATGTGAATTCAGAAAGAACTGATTTTAACCTCCTTAAAGAGGCTAGTCTTGAGTTTGAAGATGAAATAACTTTGGAAGAGTTAAGAAATGAGGCTGTTGATTTAGCGAAGCAGTATCTGTCACCCTTTCTAAGGGAAATAAGAGAGCGAAAAAACGAAGAAATTGAAACCTTTGTTAGAACTAAAGCTCCTCAATATCGTCCTCTTCTAAAACATTGTCATGAAAGCCTTAACGAGATTGCTCCTGGGCTTACTGATGAAAAACTTGATATTGAACTTTACAAGCTTTCCTCAAAAGCCAGTATTGATCTCAAGGAAAGAAGTAGCGAGATATTAAAGTCACCAGTGGACGATTTTAGAAATTATCCAGAGTATACAAAGACGTACAATGAGTTTATAGAAAAGTTTAATGATTTTGGTAAATCGAGTTTAGCGCAATATATTGTTCATAGAAAAGCCATATTGGAGCTTTTTTCTAGTAACTTAAAGAAGGATGAGAATGGCAAATTTAAACTAGAGAAAGATATTCATGAAATTATCTTTCCATTAAGAAGAACTTCAGATGATGTAGATTTTGAAAGGCAGAATTTATGGATTATTGATGAAAAGCTCTCATATCACAAGTACTTGGCTTCCGATATTCAGTTAGGTCAACTTGAACCAGTATCAGCAAATGGCAGTGATAGACCTGACCTTATAGTTTTTAATCATCCATTTGCCTTTGTTGAAGGAGAATCACCTTATACATCTATTGTCATCATTGAGTTTAAACGTCCAATGCGGGATCTTTATTCTGAGAGTGAGAATCCAATATCTCAGGTGTACGGTTACATTAAGAAGATTCAAGAGGGCAGTGCAACTGATAAGGATGGAAGAGTGATTCCGGCTGGAAGATCAATGCCGTTTTATGCATATATCATTTGCGATATTACACCCAAAGTTAAAGAGTTTGCTGAAAACTATGGCTTGACTATCACTCCTGACCAGCGTGGCTACTTTGGCTACAATCCCAATTTCAATACTTATGTTGAGGTGATCTCTTTTGAAAAATTAATTTCTGATGCTAAACAAAGAAATAGAATTCTTTTCGACAAGCTTCATTTACCAATTCACCACTAA
- a CDS encoding RNA 2'-phosphotransferase, translating to MDKTQQIKISKYLSKHLRHAPERIGLTLAIGGWVNVDDLLSACAAHQFPITRAELEEIVATSDKQRFSFDETRTRIRANQGHSVEVDLELQPQIPPDVLYHGTGEQSVPAILQSGLLKMSRHHVHLSKDVETARRVGMRHGRPVILAIAATAMQQAGFTFYCSDNGVWLVDEVPPQYLSVMGDR from the coding sequence ATGGACAAAACACAGCAGATCAAAATTAGCAAATACCTCAGCAAACATCTGCGACACGCACCAGAGCGGATTGGGCTAACTCTGGCGATCGGGGGTTGGGTGAATGTCGATGATCTGTTATCTGCCTGTGCCGCTCATCAGTTTCCTATCACTCGTGCCGAGTTGGAGGAAATCGTTGCCACCAGTGATAAACAGCGATTCTCATTTGATGAAACCAGAACTCGGATTCGAGCCAATCAAGGACATAGTGTTGAGGTTGATTTAGAACTACAGCCGCAAATCCCACCGGATGTGCTGTATCACGGAACAGGGGAACAATCAGTGCCCGCAATTCTACAATCGGGGTTGCTCAAGATGTCACGGCATCACGTGCATTTGTCTAAAGATGTAGAAACGGCTCGAAGAGTTGGCATGCGGCATGGTCGTCCTGTCATACTGGCGATCGCAGCGACTGCAATGCAGCAAGCCGGGTTTACTTTCTACTGCTCAGACAACGGAGTTTGGCTTGTAGATGAAGTTCCACCTCAATATTTGAGCGTGATGGGCGATCGTTGA
- a CDS encoding 3'-5' exonuclease translates to MNLTQYDYYLVLDLEATCCNQETIKRHQTEIIEIGAVMVKAQDLTVIAEFQTFIKPVRYPILTEFCKSLTSITQEQVDQAPGYVEAIALLKQWLSNYPKAVFGSWGDYDRNQFKQDSKFHNVPFPIDCPHVNLKQLFSEAQGLPKRYGMAEALQLAGMALEGTHHRGIDDARNIAKLLPFILGRQQLQQPSTA, encoded by the coding sequence ATGAACTTAACTCAATACGATTATTATTTAGTCCTTGATTTAGAGGCAACCTGTTGTAATCAAGAAACGATCAAGCGGCATCAGACGGAGATCATCGAAATCGGAGCCGTAATGGTTAAAGCACAAGACTTAACTGTAATTGCTGAATTCCAAACGTTCATCAAACCTGTTCGCTATCCCATCCTCACAGAGTTCTGCAAGTCATTAACCTCCATTACCCAAGAACAAGTTGACCAGGCTCCAGGTTATGTGGAGGCGATCGCCCTTCTAAAACAATGGCTGTCAAATTATCCCAAGGCAGTGTTTGGTTCTTGGGGAGACTACGATCGCAACCAGTTCAAACAAGACAGCAAGTTTCATAACGTTCCTTTCCCCATTGACTGTCCGCACGTCAACCTCAAACAGTTGTTCAGTGAGGCTCAAGGTTTACCCAAGCGCTATGGCATGGCAGAAGCCCTGCAACTGGCGGGAATGGCACTGGAGGGAACTCATCACCGGGGCATTGACGATGCCAGAAACATTGCTAAATTGCTGCCGTTCATTCTGGGCAGGCAACAGCTACAACAGCCTTCAACCGCTTAA
- a CDS encoding PDDEXK family nuclease — translation MPEPKPIPTKYNGVQYRSRLEARWALFFDQLGIDYRYEFEGFQLRSGWYLPDFYLPKHGWFEIKPRESNEEERQHGWDIVSSHFDWGKDREENGFSAMDQFYILTGFPLEKTYDASYDCEITGNLWMENHETGDIYFAPNVYYKRQAEGDNLEYDFPVLQTKACAHCTNFYTCSLYGRRGGKGRLLV, via the coding sequence ATGCCTGAACCCAAGCCAATTCCAACCAAATATAACGGTGTTCAATATCGTTCTCGTTTAGAAGCTAGATGGGCACTGTTCTTTGATCAGTTGGGTATTGACTATCGTTACGAATTTGAAGGGTTTCAACTCCGTAGTGGATGGTATTTACCTGATTTTTATCTGCCCAAACATGGATGGTTCGAAATCAAACCCAGGGAAAGTAATGAAGAAGAACGTCAACATGGGTGGGATATTGTTAGTAGTCACTTTGATTGGGGAAAAGATAGAGAAGAAAATGGGTTCAGCGCAATGGATCAGTTTTATATTCTAACTGGTTTCCCTTTAGAAAAAACTTATGATGCCAGTTATGACTGTGAAATTACGGGAAATCTTTGGATGGAGAACCATGAGACAGGAGACATCTATTTTGCTCCCAACGTTTACTATAAAAGACAGGCTGAAGGAGATAACTTAGAGTACGATTTCCCAGTTTTACAAACTAAGGCTTGTGCTCATTGTACAAACTTCTATACTTGCTCTTTATATGGCAGAAGAGGAGGTAAAGGAAGACTGTTAGTGTAA
- a CDS encoding transposase yields the protein MPARRASFLIVKSESHRDTEEVDLLARLVAAHPDLNEAVELAQEFSQLLRQRKAEGFEPWLMKAFKSKLKTFRAFAKSLFEDYAAVRASMVLEVSNGMVEGFNNRLKMVKRQMFGRAGLELLSKRFIVA from the coding sequence ATTCCGGCACGTCGCGCTAGTTTTCTGATTGTTAAATCCGAATCACATCGAGATACCGAAGAAGTCGATTTGTTAGCTCGATTGGTCGCAGCACATCCGGATTTGAACGAAGCGGTTGAGTTGGCTCAGGAGTTTTCACAATTGCTACGCCAACGTAAAGCAGAAGGGTTTGAACCTTGGTTGATGAAGGCGTTCAAGAGCAAACTCAAAACGTTTCGAGCATTTGCAAAGAGTCTTTTCGAGGATTATGCTGCGGTGCGAGCCAGCATGGTTTTAGAGGTGAGCAATGGCATGGTTGAAGGCTTCAACAATCGCTTAAAGATGGTGAAACGGCAGATGTTTGGACGGGCTGGTTTAGAACTGCTGAGTAAGCGTTTCATTGTCGCTTAG
- a CDS encoding NADAR family protein translates to MTIYFYVEREKPYGCFSNFSAHGFMLDELYWATSEHYFQAQKFVGTLYSEKVRQAKTPKDAANMGRDRSLPLRSDWEQVKDDVMRKAVLQKFRTHADIREILLATGEEVLVENSPIDYYWGCGKDGSGKNKLGQILMEVREILRNEN, encoded by the coding sequence ATGACCATTTACTTTTATGTTGAACGAGAAAAGCCCTACGGTTGCTTCTCCAATTTTTCAGCACATGGTTTCATGCTGGACGAGTTATATTGGGCAACGAGTGAGCATTACTTCCAGGCGCAGAAATTTGTTGGTACTCTCTACTCGGAAAAAGTACGGCAGGCTAAAACGCCTAAAGATGCAGCCAATATGGGGCGCGATCGCTCCTTACCACTACGGTCTGATTGGGAGCAAGTAAAAGATGATGTCATGCGAAAAGCAGTCCTGCAAAAGTTTAGAACCCATGCAGATATCCGAGAAATACTGCTGGCAACTGGAGAGGAAGTGCTAGTGGAGAACTCTCCGATCGATTACTACTGGGGTTGCGGCAAAGACGGCAGCGGCAAAAACAAACTGGGGCAGATTTTGATGGAAGTGCGTGAGATTTTACGCAACGAGAACTGA
- a CDS encoding ThiF family adenylyltransferase, with product MSIFFHEQLYRTNTVMTKLKEFPVTICGAGALGANLAENLARAGFGKLKVIDRDRIEDRNLSTQPYYRSDVGAFKAKILANNLYRAIGTKVEAETKELTAANAAQLLKESGLIVDVFDNSSSRRVVKDYADLTGTLCLHAGLSANYAEVIWNDVYRVPCDVNDDVCDYPLARNLVMLTVAVACEAIVSFATTGEQRHFTITLKDLVVQQLIL from the coding sequence ATGAGCATCTTTTTTCATGAACAGCTTTATCGAACGAATACCGTCATGACAAAGCTGAAGGAGTTTCCTGTCACCATTTGTGGTGCAGGAGCCTTGGGTGCAAACCTGGCTGAGAATTTAGCTCGTGCTGGTTTTGGTAAGCTCAAGGTGATCGATCGCGATCGCATTGAGGACCGGAATCTTTCCACTCAGCCCTACTACCGTTCAGATGTTGGTGCATTCAAAGCCAAGATTTTGGCAAATAACTTATATCGGGCGATCGGGACAAAGGTAGAAGCTGAAACCAAAGAACTGACTGCGGCAAATGCTGCTCAACTACTTAAAGAGAGTGGATTGATTGTTGACGTATTTGACAACAGTTCTTCTCGCCGAGTAGTGAAAGATTACGCCGATCTCACTGGAACTCTCTGCCTCCATGCTGGACTTTCTGCCAACTATGCAGAGGTTATCTGGAATGATGTGTATCGAGTTCCATGTGATGTCAATGATGATGTGTGTGATTATCCACTTGCACGTAATTTGGTGATGTTAACGGTAGCTGTGGCTTGTGAGGCGATCGTTTCTTTTGCTACAACCGGCGAACAACGTCACTTCACGATCACCTTGAAAGATTTGGTTGTTCAACAGCTAATTCTTTAA
- a CDS encoding HNH endonuclease, with translation MSAYIPVELQRQIRSHFSDCCAYCRTAESLTVSTFEFEHIVPLARGGETVFENLCLACPSCNRYKAVRQTATDPTTQTEVPLFHPQQQFWSDHFEWNEGATEIVGLTPTGRATIEALKMNRPQLLRVRQIWAKMGEHPPAL, from the coding sequence GTGAGTGCTTATATCCCTGTTGAGTTGCAACGCCAGATCCGTTCTCACTTTTCTGACTGTTGTGCCTACTGCCGAACGGCTGAATCTCTTACAGTGTCAACTTTTGAATTTGAACATATCGTTCCACTAGCAAGAGGTGGAGAGACAGTCTTTGAGAATCTTTGTTTAGCCTGTCCCTCCTGTAATCGCTACAAAGCAGTTCGTCAGACCGCAACTGATCCAACGACACAAACAGAGGTGCCACTATTTCATCCGCAGCAACAATTCTGGTCTGATCACTTTGAGTGGAATGAGGGAGCCACAGAAATTGTTGGATTAACTCCTACGGGTAGAGCAACCATTGAAGCATTAAAGATGAACCGGCCTCAATTACTTCGAGTGCGGCAAATATGGGCCAAGATGGGCGAACATCCTCCTGCGTTGTGA
- a CDS encoding IS630 family transposase, whose product MWRWGYSPQKPLKRAYEQDPEAVEEWLEHTYPSIEHRAKTEGAEIALGDESGLRSDAQAGRGYAPIGETPEIHLSQKQRVRVNFIASVSNQGNIRFMLYTSKFTQAVFLTFLERLIAKRERKLFWIVDQHPVHRGGQVQQWLAAHKQEIELFLLPSYSPELNPTEYLNGDVKQGVHSKPPSRNLAQMKQRIISHLSKLQKLPARIVKYFEHPFIAYASNKMQAQLVPG is encoded by the coding sequence TTGTGGCGCTGGGGCTACAGTCCCCAGAAACCGCTCAAACGAGCTTATGAGCAAGACCCAGAAGCCGTAGAGGAGTGGTTAGAGCACACCTACCCGAGCATTGAGCACCGTGCCAAAACTGAAGGAGCCGAGATTGCCTTGGGGGATGAGTCAGGACTGCGCTCAGATGCTCAAGCAGGACGAGGATATGCACCGATTGGAGAAACGCCTGAGATTCATCTGAGTCAGAAGCAACGAGTGCGAGTCAACTTCATTGCCAGCGTCAGCAACCAGGGTAATATTCGCTTTATGCTCTACACCAGCAAGTTCACACAAGCCGTGTTTTTGACATTTCTGGAGCGGCTGATTGCCAAGCGAGAGCGCAAATTGTTTTGGATTGTAGACCAACATCCGGTACATCGCGGCGGCCAAGTGCAGCAATGGTTAGCAGCGCACAAACAGGAGATTGAACTGTTTTTGTTGCCATCTTACTCACCGGAACTCAATCCCACCGAGTATCTCAATGGTGATGTCAAACAGGGAGTTCACTCGAAGCCACCGTCTCGCAATCTGGCTCAAATGAAGCAACGAATCATTTCTCATCTCAGCAAGTTGCAGAAGTTACCAGCACGAATTGTCAAGTATTTTGAGCATCCGTTCATTGCCTATGCATCAAACAAGATGCAAGCTCAATTAGTGCCGGGTTAA
- a CDS encoding vWA domain-containing protein, translating into MKNTEHDLRLEMLNSLLTTPHRKLEQVSEIHKLIVELDPIFYGHLAVWYQRNGDVRDHKEVFVAHLLTSDLVEHRDAGFVMLQEFPPYQVARVVDFMKQHRNKLPRSARTAVQRYLKVRESNPALFDRAALRGRKAMKHLYASLHIKPDERANAILFRDQPPVGSLAEVLKQLAKAESAAEQARLIVEFKLPYAIAIGAIKQLTPTVLVALINSMTPQEVINNLKSLKARGAMDHPEVKALIDGKLDEASKSARVAAFKAQIAADAADLDDDTLARLEKVTNEQVKRRGVITRPTALLVDKSGSMEHAIEIGKRLAALISGITQANLFVYAFDNIPYPVTAQGKELTDWERAFQHIKAGGGTSIGAPLEAMRKKRQIVDQIIVVTDEGENAAPYFGEVYKTYCRELAVMPNVVIVRVGGYCNWLESQLKGQQAPVETFTFAGDYYSLPNLVPLLTRPSRLELLMEILDTPLPVRKDK; encoded by the coding sequence ATGAAAAACACTGAACACGATCTGCGCCTGGAAATGCTCAACAGCTTGCTCACCACCCCTCACCGCAAGCTGGAGCAAGTGTCAGAAATCCACAAATTGATCGTTGAACTTGACCCGATCTTCTACGGACACTTGGCAGTGTGGTATCAGCGCAATGGCGATGTGCGTGACCACAAGGAAGTATTCGTTGCTCACCTGCTGACCAGCGATCTGGTAGAACACCGTGATGCTGGCTTCGTCATGCTGCAAGAGTTTCCCCCTTACCAGGTCGCTCGTGTGGTGGACTTTATGAAGCAGCACCGCAACAAGCTCCCTCGTTCTGCCCGGACTGCGGTACAGCGGTATCTGAAAGTGCGGGAAAGTAACCCTGCCCTGTTCGATCGCGCGGCCCTGCGGGGACGCAAGGCAATGAAGCACCTGTACGCCTCGTTGCACATCAAGCCTGATGAGCGGGCAAATGCAATTCTGTTCCGCGATCAACCTCCCGTGGGTTCGCTGGCGGAGGTGCTGAAGCAGCTTGCTAAGGCTGAAAGTGCCGCAGAACAGGCACGGTTAATTGTTGAGTTTAAGTTGCCCTATGCGATCGCCATCGGTGCAATCAAGCAACTCACTCCCACTGTATTGGTGGCATTAATCAACAGCATGACCCCTCAGGAAGTGATCAACAACCTCAAGTCGCTCAAGGCAAGAGGGGCAATGGATCACCCAGAGGTGAAGGCGTTGATCGATGGCAAGCTGGACGAGGCATCGAAGAGTGCGCGAGTGGCGGCATTCAAGGCTCAAATCGCAGCCGATGCAGCGGATCTCGATGACGATACCCTTGCCCGGTTGGAGAAGGTAACCAACGAGCAGGTGAAGCGGCGTGGTGTCATTACCCGTCCGACAGCGTTGCTCGTAGATAAGTCGGGTTCGATGGAGCATGCGATCGAGATTGGGAAGCGACTGGCTGCCCTGATCTCTGGTATCACTCAGGCAAACCTGTTTGTTTATGCCTTCGACAACATTCCCTACCCTGTCACCGCACAGGGCAAGGAGTTGACCGACTGGGAGCGGGCATTCCAGCACATCAAGGCTGGGGGCGGTACGAGCATTGGTGCGCCGCTAGAAGCGATGCGGAAGAAGCGGCAGATCGTAGACCAGATCATCGTCGTGACGGACGAGGGTGAGAATGCGGCTCCCTACTTCGGTGAGGTTTACAAGACCTACTGTCGGGAGCTGGCGGTGATGCCTAACGTGGTGATTGTCCGTGTGGGTGGTTACTGCAACTGGTTAGAGAGCCAACTAAAGGGACAGCAGGCACCTGTAGAAACGTTTACCTTCGCGGGGGACTACTACAGCTTGCCCAACCTGGTACCGCTCTTGACACGCCCTTCTCGTCTGGAACTGCTGATGGAGATTCTAGACACACCGCTGCCTGTACGGAAAGATAAGTGA